A genomic region of Streptosporangium lutulentum contains the following coding sequences:
- a CDS encoding integrase core domain-containing protein gives MLAATAPFAGHHLGVLERQLGNEKVRFDPSDRVFLAALSHRVPLDVLRKLRLLVRPDTVLRWHRDLVARRHAAGSRPKRPGQPRAAVDALLADAGVQVVKTGIRVPRMNSIMERWIQTCRRGLLDRILIWNQRHLLHALCEFETFYNEHRPHRTLGQAAPCRLLPDPISDQALITRLDIRRNDRLGGVLREYQHAA, from the coding sequence GTGCTCGCGGCCACCGCGCCGTTCGCCGGCCATCATCTTGGGGTGCTGGAGCGGCAACTCGGCAACGAGAAGGTGCGGTTCGACCCGAGTGATCGGGTCTTCCTGGCGGCGCTGTCGCACCGGGTGCCGTTGGATGTGCTACGTAAGCTGCGGCTACTGGTTCGTCCGGACACCGTGCTGCGTTGGCACCGCGACCTGGTCGCACGCCGCCATGCAGCCGGGTCCCGGCCGAAGCGCCCGGGCCAGCCGAGGGCGGCCGTCGACGCCCTCCTGGCCGATGCCGGAGTGCAGGTGGTCAAGACCGGTATCCGGGTACCTCGGATGAACTCGATCATGGAGCGCTGGATCCAGACCTGCCGACGCGGGTTGCTGGACCGCATCTTGATCTGGAACCAGCGCCACCTTCTACACGCGCTGTGCGAGTTCGAGACGTTCTACAACGAACACCGACCGCATCGGACTCTTGGACAGGCGGCCCCGTGCCGTCTGCTCCCCGATCCGATCAGCGACCAAGCCCTGATCACGCGACTCGACATCCGCCGAAATGATCGACTCGGCGGTGTCCTCAGGGAGTACCAGCATGCGGCTTGA
- a CDS encoding ATP-binding protein: MLRTTARRAGGGGFRVNEDGVRPARYLPSADRSRSSLAGTAVAELAFFLPDLPDVRDFAAAQAVRGGMPEEDLADFLVAVNEVATNAVTHGHPSAKALLRMWTVGRALVVEIHDEGRWDPGAIPGETPPAPYATSGMGLWVARMVSSDITFETGTAGTSITMSFKI, translated from the coding sequence ATGTTGAGGACAACGGCGCGACGGGCCGGGGGAGGCGGATTTCGGGTGAACGAGGACGGTGTTCGTCCGGCTCGCTACTTGCCGAGCGCCGATCGTTCTCGATCCTCTCTTGCCGGAACCGCCGTCGCCGAGCTTGCCTTCTTCCTCCCCGACCTGCCTGACGTGCGCGACTTCGCCGCCGCCCAGGCCGTGCGCGGCGGGATGCCGGAGGAGGATCTGGCCGACTTCCTGGTCGCGGTGAACGAGGTGGCCACCAACGCGGTCACGCACGGCCATCCCAGTGCCAAGGCCCTGCTGCGGATGTGGACCGTCGGGCGCGCCCTCGTCGTGGAGATCCACGACGAGGGCCGGTGGGATCCCGGTGCGATCCCCGGCGAGACGCCGCCCGCTCCCTACGCGACCAGCGGCATGGGCCTGTGGGTGGCTCGGATGGTGAGTTCCGACATCACGTTCGAGACGGGTACGGCGGGCACGTCCATCACCATGTCCTTCAAGATCTGA
- a CDS encoding DUF3885 domain-containing protein, translating to MTLNGAVEPQALSQLWDRKWPECPPFAHWLPDHYPDRWARFHSLPGSKRYPDSEAEYAIVLDRHYTVLSELNPGSHLLIITTEWTDTPKTTPQRWPRRSEVAPTSRHWRTLIEEPDEEPDFRSYTQLYAEARPWQPGTIDILLRAVADDEISGVLLGPPNLGWLYHPYDGGADVIVSTRAERDELKARHHTWLSDHPAGL from the coding sequence GTGACCCTCAACGGTGCTGTCGAGCCGCAGGCGCTGAGCCAACTCTGGGACCGAAAATGGCCCGAGTGTCCTCCGTTCGCCCATTGGCTTCCCGATCACTACCCGGACCGCTGGGCCAGGTTTCACAGCCTGCCGGGGTCGAAGCGCTACCCAGACAGCGAGGCGGAATACGCCATCGTGCTCGATCGCCACTACACCGTGCTGTCCGAACTCAATCCCGGCTCACATCTTCTGATCATTACCACCGAGTGGACGGACACTCCGAAGACCACACCACAACGATGGCCGAGGCGATCAGAGGTCGCACCGACCTCGCGGCACTGGCGGACCCTCATAGAAGAGCCCGACGAGGAGCCCGACTTTCGCAGCTATACACAGCTATACGCCGAGGCACGACCGTGGCAGCCGGGCACCATCGACATCCTGTTACGTGCGGTGGCCGACGACGAAATCAGCGGCGTGCTCCTCGGGCCGCCGAATCTCGGCTGGCTATATCACCCCTACGACGGCGGCGCCGACGTAATTGTGTCCACGCGGGCCGAACGTGACGAGCTCAAAGCACGACACCACACCTGGCTGTCCGACCACCCGGCCGGCCTCTGA
- a CDS encoding L-threonylcarbamoyladenylate synthase produces the protein MAKYFDVHLDNPQPRALRQVADLVRADGLIAYPTDSCFALGCRLGNQEGINRIREIRRLDSGHHFTLVCRDFAQLGQFVHVSNALFRSIKAATPGSYTFILPATKEVPRRLLHPRKKTVGVRIPDHVVVQALLAELGEPLLSSTLLLPDETEPMTQGWEVKERLDHVVDAVIDVGECGAVPTTVIDFSQAEPEILRRGAGDPSRFE, from the coding sequence ATGGCAAAGTACTTCGACGTGCATCTGGACAACCCGCAACCTCGGGCCCTCCGTCAGGTGGCAGACCTTGTCCGTGCGGACGGGCTGATCGCGTACCCGACGGACTCGTGCTTCGCACTTGGGTGCCGATTGGGCAATCAGGAGGGCATCAACCGGATCAGGGAGATCCGCCGTCTCGACAGTGGCCACCACTTCACTCTGGTGTGCAGGGATTTCGCTCAGCTCGGCCAGTTCGTCCACGTCAGCAACGCGCTGTTCCGCTCGATCAAGGCGGCGACTCCTGGCAGCTACACATTCATCCTGCCGGCGACGAAGGAGGTGCCGCGCCGGTTGCTGCACCCCAGAAAGAAGACCGTCGGTGTTCGGATCCCCGATCACGTCGTCGTGCAGGCGTTGCTCGCCGAACTCGGCGAACCGCTGCTGTCGAGCACCCTGCTCTTGCCCGACGAGACCGAACCCATGACACAAGGCTGGGAGGTCAAGGAAAGACTCGACCACGTGGTGGACGCGGTGATCGACGTCGGTGAGTGCGGCGCCGTACCGACGACGGTCATTGACTTCTCGCAGGCCGAACCCGAGATCCTCCGCCGAGGCGCCGGAGACCCGTCCCGCTTCGAGTAG
- a CDS encoding AfsR/SARP family transcriptional regulator, protein MPVERHRLHLPVSRREPRLFLWCLGGFRIEFDGVEVDTSSVRPRSRALLRLLTSRTGQPTHRETPIDALWPTTPIGPGLHSLHVAASSLRGFLRERTGLELIHRVGDMYALRLPADAGCDLTLFQTSLRMADQRRRTEDRTGLISTLRAAAESYGGDLLPGPADGRRRRSARHPERRAHRLAPGTVPPLHRHRDREVAVPPTGTSATPPVATAPGRSGHVSQHHPAFRRFPL, encoded by the coding sequence ATGCCAGTTGAGCGCCACCGCCTGCACCTTCCCGTCTCTCGAAGAGAGCCCCGGCTGTTCCTCTGGTGCCTCGGGGGATTCCGGATCGAGTTCGACGGAGTCGAGGTGGACACGAGCTCGGTGCGGCCGCGTTCCCGTGCGCTGCTGCGCCTGCTCACAAGCCGGACGGGTCAGCCGACGCACCGCGAAACGCCCATCGACGCCTTGTGGCCCACCACCCCGATCGGCCCTGGACTGCACAGCCTGCACGTGGCGGCGTCCAGCCTGCGAGGTTTCCTGCGCGAGAGGACCGGTCTTGAACTGATCCACCGGGTGGGCGACATGTACGCGCTGCGCCTGCCCGCTGACGCGGGCTGCGACCTCACGCTGTTCCAGACGTCGCTGCGGATGGCCGATCAGCGCCGGCGCACCGAGGACCGCACCGGGCTGATCTCGACTCTGCGAGCGGCGGCCGAAAGCTACGGCGGGGACCTGCTCCCGGGTCCGGCCGATGGCCGAAGGCGCCGGTCGGCCCGTCACCCGGAGCGGCGCGCTCATCGTCTCGCCCCAGGCACTGTCCCACCGCTGCACCGGCACCGCGACCGAGAGGTCGCCGTGCCCCCGACCGGTACAAGCGCAACACCACCCGTTGCAACCGCACCCGGACGTTCCGGACATGTGTCGCAGCACCATCCTGCGTTCCGCAGATTCCCCCTCTGA
- a CDS encoding SDR family NAD(P)-dependent oxidoreductase translates to MSRATTSRTWFLTGASRGLGAHWAEAILARGDRLAATARDKAALASLSERYGDRFLPLQLDVRDSAAVRDAVRSAEVTFGGIDVLVNNAGHMLIGAVEEVEEEQARAQMDVNYFGALWATRAVLPGMRERRAGRILQVSSLGGLVAYPALGIYQASKWALEAMSESLATEVAAYGIHVTLIEPVMFPTGLTAASPQARQDPAYAHARQALYAGAGAGGLTPGDPAATAEALLALVETPEPPIRVLFGTGGLGALRTEYSGRLAGLEQWDHVARLAQGKPSGS, encoded by the coding sequence ATGAGCAGGGCAACGACTTCCCGGACCTGGTTTCTCACCGGAGCGTCCCGCGGGCTGGGCGCACACTGGGCCGAGGCGATCCTCGCCCGCGGTGACCGGCTCGCGGCGACCGCCCGTGACAAGGCGGCGCTGGCGTCGCTGTCCGAGCGTTACGGAGACCGCTTCCTGCCCCTGCAACTCGACGTCCGCGACTCCGCGGCCGTTCGCGACGCCGTGCGGAGCGCTGAGGTGACGTTCGGCGGAATCGACGTGCTGGTCAACAACGCGGGTCACATGCTGATCGGTGCCGTCGAAGAGGTCGAGGAGGAACAGGCTCGGGCCCAGATGGACGTCAACTACTTCGGTGCGCTGTGGGCCACTCGGGCCGTGCTGCCCGGGATGCGAGAGCGCCGTGCGGGCCGGATCCTGCAGGTCTCCTCACTCGGGGGCCTGGTCGCCTATCCGGCGCTCGGCATCTACCAGGCCTCCAAGTGGGCCCTGGAGGCGATGAGCGAGTCACTCGCGACCGAAGTGGCCGCGTACGGCATCCACGTCACCTTGATCGAGCCGGTCATGTTCCCCACCGGTCTGACGGCCGCATCCCCGCAGGCCCGGCAGGACCCGGCATACGCCCATGCCCGGCAGGCACTGTACGCGGGGGCAGGAGCCGGCGGCCTCACGCCGGGCGATCCCGCGGCGACGGCCGAGGCCCTCCTCGCGCTCGTGGAAACGCCCGAGCCGCCCATACGGGTCCTGTTCGGGACCGGCGGCCTGGGGGCTCTGCGCACCGAGTACTCCGGCCGGCTCGCCGGGCTGGAGCAGTGGGACCACGTCGCGCGCCTCGCGCAGGGAAAGCCGAGCGGATCATGA
- a CDS encoding alpha/beta fold hydrolase, whose amino-acid sequence MSRSDRHAERTADPDGRKHGGPTDGSVPVPGAGLAYTAEGEGDVVLYAHGLTSSRAADAARGLVDYRPVASRSRLIAYDARGHGRSTGSPREEDYRWTNLARDMLAIADHFSPDRPIGVIGASMGTATVLHAVLLAPHRFSRLVLTTPPTAWERRAAQAGQYRRMAELAAADPGALVTALRNGPVPAALEGTAYSGDPDVSPALLPHVLAGAASSDLPAPEALAALRVPTLILTWDTDPSHPVETARRLAEVIPGSQLHISTNADDVTGWAERAVEFLRRTNGEVAVAP is encoded by the coding sequence ATGAGCCGCTCCGACCGGCACGCCGAGCGCACGGCGGATCCCGACGGACGGAAACACGGCGGTCCGACCGACGGTTCGGTGCCCGTCCCAGGCGCCGGCCTCGCCTACACGGCGGAAGGCGAAGGCGACGTGGTCCTCTACGCCCACGGGCTCACCTCCAGCCGTGCGGCGGACGCTGCCCGCGGCTTGGTGGACTACCGCCCGGTCGCCTCACGCAGCCGCCTGATCGCCTACGACGCGAGGGGGCACGGCCGCAGTACCGGCTCGCCGCGCGAAGAGGACTACCGATGGACAAACCTCGCGCGCGACATGCTGGCGATCGCCGATCACTTCTCTCCCGATCGGCCGATCGGCGTCATCGGAGCGTCGATGGGGACCGCGACCGTGCTGCACGCGGTGCTTCTGGCGCCGCACCGCTTCTCCCGCCTTGTCCTCACCACGCCTCCCACCGCCTGGGAAAGGCGGGCCGCGCAAGCCGGGCAGTACCGCCGGATGGCGGAGCTCGCTGCTGCGGACCCCGGCGCACTGGTGACAGCGCTCCGGAACGGGCCGGTCCCGGCCGCCCTCGAAGGCACCGCCTATTCGGGCGATCCCGATGTATCGCCCGCGCTCCTGCCGCACGTCCTGGCCGGCGCGGCGTCCTCGGACCTGCCCGCGCCCGAGGCGCTCGCCGCCCTGCGTGTTCCGACGCTGATCCTCACCTGGGACACCGACCCCAGCCATCCGGTGGAAACGGCGCGCCGCCTCGCCGAGGTGATCCCGGGCTCCCAGCTCCACATCTCCACGAATGCGGACGATGTGACCGGCTGGGCCGAGCGGGCCGTCGAGTTCCTTCGCCGGACGAACGGGGAGGTGGCGGTGGCGCCGTGA
- a CDS encoding calcium-binding protein produces the protein MRSRSVPTVAALALVTFLALPADASTGAFAPAGTCALAYNNELSYTAEPGVANELTVIKAGQFIHLEDEAGPINGCNAHPNIVGKVSTNTTVVKIRIVLGDEDDIVTVTAPGVPTIIFGGDGNDELAAADGKNDLRGGNGDDELRGSGGPDRLRGDAGDDQLRGHTGDDVLNGGAGEDELRGDAGADELTGGQGIDDLRGGPDNDELNGSGGDDELDGGAGDDALNGGPGDDELTGGPDADDCKGGAGADTTSACE, from the coding sequence ATGAGATCACGCTCTGTGCCCACCGTAGCGGCGCTGGCGCTGGTGACCTTCCTGGCACTCCCCGCTGACGCCAGCACCGGCGCGTTCGCCCCCGCCGGCACGTGCGCGCTCGCCTACAACAATGAACTCAGTTACACCGCCGAGCCCGGCGTGGCCAACGAGCTCACCGTCATCAAGGCCGGGCAGTTCATCCATTTGGAAGACGAAGCTGGACCGATCAACGGCTGCAACGCTCACCCCAACATCGTCGGGAAGGTCTCCACCAACACGACTGTCGTGAAAATCAGGATCGTTCTTGGCGATGAGGACGACATCGTCACGGTGACGGCCCCCGGTGTACCCACGATCATCTTCGGCGGCGACGGGAACGACGAACTGGCGGCCGCCGACGGCAAGAACGACCTGCGCGGCGGCAATGGCGACGACGAACTCCGCGGCTCCGGCGGCCCCGATCGGCTCCGCGGCGACGCAGGCGACGACCAGTTACGCGGCCATACGGGCGACGACGTACTGAACGGCGGGGCCGGTGAGGACGAACTGCGCGGCGACGCAGGAGCGGACGAGCTCACTGGCGGACAGGGCATCGACGACCTGCGCGGCGGACCCGACAACGACGAACTGAACGGCAGCGGAGGCGACGACGAACTGGACGGCGGAGCTGGGGACGACGCTCTCAACGGAGGGCCCGGAGACGACGAACTCACCGGCGGCCCCGACGCGGACGACTGCAAAGGCGGCGCGGGCGCGGACACCACGAGCGCCTGCGAGTGA
- a CDS encoding LuxR C-terminal-related transcriptional regulator — MASPLLETKLHIPGRRRGQVARPRLSERLSRGAESALTLVSAPAGFGKTTLLVEWLAAAPAEGRSAAWLSLDRRDNDPALFWTYLITALKTAAPGVGADALSLLQSSRSPIEAVLTTLLNDLHAMPDDVVLVLDDYHVLDARDVQDGMTFLLEYLPPRIHLVISGRADPALPLARLRGRGELVEIRAADLRFTPEEAAAYLNGVMGLVLTARDVAALEGRTEGWIAALQLAALSMRGRDDITAFIAGFAGDDRYIVDYLAEEVLRRLPEPVRHFLLQTSILDRLCGPLCEAVTGQDGGTVKLAGLERGNLFLIPLDDRRRWYRYHQLFADVLQAHLRQERPGDVSGLHRRASAWYEQNGEPSEAIRHALAAEDFERAADLVERVIPAMRMSRQEAAARGWLTMLPDALVRVRPVLSVGYAGVLLACGEFEGVEGRLRDAERWLDATTGIGKGSPAPSAEMVVGDEEFRRLPGMIELYRAAQALSRGDVLDTVGHARRALDLSPEEDHLCRAAAAGLLGLASWTSGDLKAGHSAYAECVAGLRRAGYVADTFGCAIALADIRIAQGRLGEAMRTYEQALRLAPEQGGSVLRGTADMHVGMSELHRERDDLRAATWHLLRSQELGEHIGLPQNRYRWRVAMARVREAEGDLDGALDLLNEAERRYVSDLFPNVRPVPALRARVRVARGEVGEALGWARERGLSVEDDLSYLREFEHITFVRVLLAQHTAERAERSIHDATRLLERLLRAAEAGERTGSVIEILVLQALAHQRRGDIPAALASLRCALTLSEPEGYVRIFADEGPPMASLLRAVAKQGIAPSHVRRLRAVLDKTEDGTPVKQGLIEPLSERELDVLRLLVTDLNGPGIARELMVSLNTVRTHTKNIYAKLGVNNRRAAVRRAVELDLTARTRDR, encoded by the coding sequence GTGGCAAGCCCATTGCTCGAGACCAAGCTCCACATACCTGGGCGGCGACGCGGTCAGGTAGCGCGTCCGAGGCTGAGCGAACGGCTGAGCCGCGGGGCGGAGTCGGCGCTGACGCTCGTGTCGGCTCCGGCCGGATTCGGTAAGACGACGTTGCTGGTGGAGTGGCTGGCGGCCGCTCCCGCCGAGGGACGGTCCGCGGCGTGGCTCTCGCTCGACCGGCGCGACAACGATCCCGCGTTGTTCTGGACGTATCTGATCACCGCGCTGAAGACGGCGGCGCCCGGGGTCGGTGCGGATGCGCTCTCGCTTCTGCAATCGTCCCGGTCGCCGATCGAAGCGGTCCTCACCACTTTGCTCAACGACCTCCACGCCATGCCGGACGATGTCGTGCTGGTGCTCGACGACTACCACGTCCTCGACGCACGCGACGTCCAGGACGGGATGACCTTCCTGCTGGAGTATCTACCCCCGCGGATACACCTGGTGATCTCCGGCCGGGCCGACCCGGCGCTGCCGCTGGCGCGCTTACGAGGGCGTGGCGAGCTCGTCGAGATCCGTGCCGCCGACCTGCGCTTCACACCCGAGGAGGCCGCGGCGTATCTCAACGGGGTGATGGGATTGGTGCTGACGGCACGGGATGTCGCAGCGCTGGAGGGGCGTACGGAGGGGTGGATCGCCGCGCTTCAGCTGGCGGCGCTCTCGATGCGGGGGCGAGACGACATCACCGCGTTCATCGCGGGCTTCGCCGGGGATGACCGGTACATCGTCGACTACCTGGCCGAGGAGGTCCTGCGACGCCTGCCCGAACCCGTCCGGCACTTCCTGCTGCAGACCTCCATCCTGGACCGGCTGTGCGGCCCGCTGTGTGAGGCCGTCACCGGTCAGGACGGTGGCACGGTGAAGCTGGCGGGGCTGGAGCGAGGGAACCTGTTCCTGATCCCGCTTGATGACCGCCGCCGGTGGTATCGCTATCACCAGCTCTTCGCGGACGTTCTCCAGGCTCACCTGCGGCAGGAGCGGCCCGGCGACGTCTCCGGCCTGCACCGGCGGGCGAGCGCGTGGTACGAGCAGAACGGCGAGCCGTCCGAGGCGATCCGCCACGCGCTGGCCGCCGAGGATTTCGAGCGGGCGGCCGACCTGGTCGAGCGAGTGATTCCGGCCATGCGTATGAGCAGGCAGGAGGCCGCGGCGCGTGGCTGGCTCACGATGCTTCCCGACGCGTTGGTCCGCGTCAGGCCCGTGCTCAGCGTTGGGTACGCGGGGGTGTTGCTGGCCTGCGGCGAGTTCGAGGGCGTCGAGGGGCGGCTGCGGGACGCCGAGCGGTGGCTGGACGCAACGACAGGCATCGGTAAGGGATCCCCAGCCCCGTCGGCGGAGATGGTCGTCGGCGACGAGGAATTTCGCCGCCTCCCGGGGATGATCGAGCTGTATCGTGCCGCGCAGGCCCTGTCGCGGGGCGATGTGCTCGACACCGTGGGACACGCCCGGCGGGCGCTCGATCTCTCTCCCGAGGAGGACCACCTCTGCCGTGCGGCGGCGGCGGGGCTGTTGGGGCTCGCATCCTGGACGAGCGGGGATCTCAAGGCAGGGCACTCGGCGTATGCCGAATGCGTGGCGGGGCTGCGGCGGGCCGGATACGTCGCCGACACCTTCGGGTGCGCGATCGCGCTGGCGGACATCCGGATTGCGCAAGGTCGTCTGGGCGAGGCGATGCGCACCTACGAGCAGGCATTGCGGCTCGCACCCGAGCAGGGCGGATCGGTTCTGCGGGGAACGGCGGACATGCACGTGGGGATGAGCGAGCTTCACCGCGAGCGCGACGACCTGCGTGCCGCCACGTGGCATTTGCTGCGGAGCCAGGAGTTGGGCGAGCACATCGGGCTGCCGCAGAACCGGTATCGCTGGCGGGTCGCGATGGCTCGGGTACGGGAGGCCGAAGGAGATCTGGACGGCGCACTCGACCTGCTCAACGAGGCGGAGCGCCGGTATGTGAGTGACCTGTTCCCCAATGTGCGGCCGGTCCCGGCCCTGAGGGCACGGGTGCGGGTCGCGCGGGGAGAGGTGGGTGAGGCGCTCGGCTGGGCGCGTGAGCGAGGTCTGTCCGTTGAGGACGACCTCAGCTACCTGCGCGAGTTCGAGCACATCACCTTCGTCAGGGTGCTCTTGGCCCAGCACACGGCAGAGCGTGCGGAGCGCTCCATCCACGATGCGACCCGGCTCTTGGAGCGCCTCCTGCGAGCGGCGGAAGCGGGGGAGCGGACGGGAAGCGTCATCGAGATCCTGGTGTTGCAGGCGCTTGCCCACCAGAGGCGAGGTGACATCCCCGCTGCGCTTGCGTCACTGCGGTGTGCGCTGACGCTGTCCGAGCCGGAGGGCTACGTTCGAATCTTCGCGGATGAGGGACCCCCTATGGCCTCCCTGCTGAGAGCGGTCGCGAAACAGGGGATCGCCCCGAGCCATGTCCGCCGGCTCCGGGCAGTCCTTGACAAGACCGAGGACGGCACGCCCGTCAAACAGGGCTTGATCGAGCCACTGAGCGAGCGTGAACTGGACGTGCTCCGGCTGCTCGTAACCGACCTGAACGGCCCGGGCATCGCTCGCGAGCTCATGGTGTCCCTGAACACCGTACGGACTCACACCAAGAACATCTACGCCAAGCTCGGCGTGAACAACCGCCGGGCAGCGGTCCGCCGGGCGGTGGAGCTCGACCTGACGGCTCGGACCCGCGACCGCTGA
- a CDS encoding LysR family transcriptional regulator, with protein sequence MDLDLGLVADFLVLLQERHYGRAAGRLHLTSSALTKRIQRLEGQLGVVLVERGPAGVFAVTSAGRRFAIAAEPLIAQAGAARDSARTTPARCTLRVGVPAGVGVLLSHADMTGIAREVRLGFPEARLVRQAIALPALTRCLLERQVDVLWTMASVRHLDVDSFPLAMTSARIGVVAARHPLADAETMHVEDFSEYPILYNPAAADEWMNQFWLEDVRPRREARLVEIEAGSHTHVLRQTTESTAVITTFAEMAPLLGSGLRAVTLTGAAPVIFHVARRRTDRRGAVHALVKAFQALGTRPL encoded by the coding sequence ATGGATCTGGATCTCGGGTTGGTCGCCGACTTCTTGGTGCTCTTACAGGAGCGGCACTATGGGCGGGCGGCCGGGCGGCTGCATCTGACCTCATCGGCGTTGACCAAGCGCATCCAACGTCTGGAAGGACAACTCGGCGTCGTCCTCGTCGAGCGGGGCCCGGCAGGTGTGTTTGCCGTGACCTCCGCGGGCCGGCGGTTCGCGATCGCCGCCGAACCCTTGATCGCTCAGGCCGGCGCCGCCCGTGACAGTGCCCGGACTACCCCCGCCCGCTGCACGCTGCGGGTCGGTGTCCCCGCCGGCGTCGGCGTACTCCTGAGCCACGCCGACATGACCGGCATCGCGCGAGAGGTCCGCCTCGGCTTCCCCGAGGCCCGGCTGGTGCGCCAGGCCATTGCCCTTCCCGCGCTCACCCGCTGTCTGCTCGAGCGTCAGGTAGACGTCCTGTGGACCATGGCGTCCGTGCGACATCTCGATGTGGACTCCTTCCCCTTGGCCATGACCAGTGCGCGTATCGGTGTGGTCGCCGCCCGGCATCCCCTCGCCGACGCTGAAACGATGCACGTGGAGGACTTCAGCGAGTACCCCATCCTGTACAATCCGGCCGCCGCCGACGAGTGGATGAACCAGTTCTGGCTCGAAGATGTGCGCCCACGCCGCGAGGCGCGCCTGGTCGAGATCGAAGCGGGGAGCCACACCCACGTCCTGCGCCAGACCACTGAGAGCACGGCCGTGATAACCACCTTCGCGGAGATGGCTCCGTTGCTGGGTTCTGGCTTGCGGGCGGTGACGCTGACCGGCGCCGCCCCGGTGATCTTCCACGTCGCACGCCGGCGCACCGACCGGCGTGGCGCCGTTCACGCCCTTGTGAAGGCCTTCCAAGCTCTCGGCACCCGCCCGCTGTAG
- a CDS encoding helix-turn-helix domain-containing protein has protein sequence MDTKQLADFLRVRREALDPGDVGLPGTGRRRTPGLRREEVARLADISTDYYTRLEQDRAPQPSPGVLRAITRALRLTLDERDHLFRLAGHRPPDRRRSDEHVAPSLLGVLDRLSDVPAQVMTDLGVTLVQNDLARAVFGDLTRLRGAAGTVVYRWFTDPRARAGYPVQDHATESRALVADLRAAAVRRDDAQAKDLVKRLLRASPEFEALWRLHSVGVMRSRRKRIQHPEVGLLELDCQVLVDEERTQILALFSPAAGTPTAERLALLGSLGPLAAQRSSR, from the coding sequence GTGGACACCAAGCAGTTGGCGGATTTCCTGCGGGTGCGCAGGGAGGCGCTCGACCCCGGGGACGTCGGCCTCCCCGGCACGGGGCGTCGGCGCACTCCCGGGCTGCGCCGTGAGGAGGTCGCGCGCCTGGCCGACATCTCCACGGACTACTACACCCGTCTGGAGCAGGATCGTGCGCCGCAGCCGTCGCCGGGCGTGCTGCGGGCGATCACCAGGGCACTGCGCCTGACCTTGGACGAGCGCGATCATCTCTTCCGGCTGGCCGGGCACCGACCGCCGGACCGCAGACGGTCCGACGAACATGTCGCGCCGAGCCTGCTCGGTGTGCTGGACCGCCTTTCCGATGTACCGGCTCAGGTGATGACCGATCTCGGTGTCACCCTGGTCCAGAACGACCTGGCACGGGCCGTCTTCGGCGATCTCACCCGGCTGCGCGGTGCCGCGGGCACGGTGGTGTACCGGTGGTTTACCGATCCCCGCGCCCGGGCCGGGTATCCGGTTCAGGATCACGCGACGGAGTCCCGGGCGCTCGTCGCCGACTTGCGGGCCGCAGCCGTCCGCCGCGACGACGCGCAGGCGAAGGACCTGGTCAAACGGCTGCTACGGGCGAGTCCCGAGTTCGAGGCCCTGTGGCGTCTGCATTCGGTGGGAGTGATGCGCAGCAGACGCAAGCGGATCCAGCATCCCGAGGTGGGCCTGCTGGAACTCGACTGCCAGGTGCTCGTCGACGAGGAGCGCACACAGATCCTCGCCCTGTTCTCGCCGGCGGCGGGCACACCGACGGCGGAGCGTCTCGCACTTCTCGGTTCCCTGGGACCGCTCGCCGCCCAGCGATCTTCTCGGTGA